One genomic window of Meles meles chromosome 3, mMelMel3.1 paternal haplotype, whole genome shotgun sequence includes the following:
- the LOC123938217 gene encoding olfactory receptor 6F1-like: protein MDVTNETTVTQFIFLGLSGVYYLRLTLFVIFLTVYLLSLMGNTLIIFIVLMDITLQTPMYIFLGNLSFLEIWYITATVPKLLATCLSQAVSISVSGCLTQYYFFFSLGATECILLAVMAYDRYLAICSPLRYSLLMNLQMCLWFSAGSWIGGFIAPLPPTILISHLNFCGPQKINHFFCDSDPIFKLSCSDTFLVETLGYTCTSIVILSSLLLTMSSYGYIVVTIIRLSSQKAQKKTFSTCASHLTVVTIYYATIIFAYVHPPAKHNFTIGKVISVFYCVVTPLVNPLIYTLRNKDVKTAFRKVLERKRLILTRNLQRI, encoded by the coding sequence ATGGATGTAACAAACGAAACAACAGTGACacagttcatttttcttgggttatCTGGTGTTTACTATCTGAGGCTCACATTGTTTGTGATATTTCTCACTGTGTATCTGCTCTCCCTCATGGGAAACACTCTCATAATTTTCATTGTTCTCATGGACATCACACTCCAAACACCCATGTACATCTTCTTAGGAAATTTGTCATTCCTGGAGATATGGTATATCACAGCTACAGTGCCAAAATTGCTGGCAACCTGCCTTTCACAAGCTGTCAGCATCTCTGTTTCTGGTTGTTTAACCCAGTactacttctttttctccctgggAGCTACAGAGTGCATCCTGCTGgctgtgatggcctatgaccggtACCTGGCCATCTGCAGCCCTTTAAGGTATTCACTTCTCATGAACCTTCAGATGTGCCTGTGGTTTTCAGCTGGATCCTGGATTGGGGGTTTCATTGCCCCTCTCCCACCAACCATACTCATCTCCCATCTAAACTTTTGTGGTCCCCAGAagatcaaccatttcttttgtgactcAGACCCCATTTTTAAACTCTCCTGCTCAGATACATTTTTGGTGGAGACTTTAGGCTACACATGTACCTCTATCGTGATTCTAAGTTCTTTACTTCTCACTATGTCTTCCTATGGATACATTGTGGTCACAATAATCAGGCTGTCTTCCCAAAAGGCTCAGAAGAAAACCTTCTCTACCTGTGCCTCCCACCTCACTGTGGTCACCATTTATTATGCCACCATTATCTTTGCCTATGTTCACCCTCCAGCCAAACACAACTTCACCATTGGTAAAGTGATCTCAGTGTTCTATTGTGTTGTCACTCCACTGGTAAATCCTCTCATAtacactctgagaaacaaagatgTAAAGACAGCTTTCAGAAAAGTGCTAGAAAGAAAGAGACTGATTTTGACAAGAAACTTGCAAAGGATTTGA